ACTCAGGAATACTGAGATAATTGCTTTCTCTATACTACGCAAAATTTTACTCTTTGTAAACCAATCTTTAAAAAATCCATGTTTCAGAATAATGTCTGAGATCTTTCCCAACTCAATATGAGTCTAAGATATGATATAACCAGTTCAATTTTCCCTTGCATTTTAGCTAGTCAAGTAAAAAGTTCGCTTTAATCATGGCACAACTTTAGTGGTCAAACAAAATCTCTTTGTTAGTGCTATATAGAATCGAATAAATTGAAGCCGGGACAaacctttctctttcttccccTTCTTGAGACAATATCTGAGGCATTTTGAAGCCAAGACTGGTATATAGGACCGGGGATCACGGTTTGTTCATAATCCATGAGAGAGGCTGTTGGTCttctagtttttcttctttttactcCCTGCCTCTCTTGATCCTGCTTCACCAAACTTTCTTGGTTAAGTTTGTATGGtttcttttcttatattctTCACACTCTGGTTGCTGGGGTTACACGATGTTAAATTATGCTACCTGTATAGCTTCCTTGCATTCGTCAGATGTCCGATTGACCTGGTGATCTGGATGTTGGTATTGAAATTCATCAGCTGCAGAAGGGCTTAGAGGTTAGCGCACACAGCTTTATAGATTTCTTTTTGACGGTGAGAAATTAAGAAAACCGTCCACATGTTCAACTAATAATCTGATGCTTTCAATCTcagttaaaaaaagaagaaagaaccaATCACACGAGACAGGTACTGATATACCTAATCAATGGAACTAAGAAAACCCAGTAATTGGTTCATTGCAATTATCCAAGGTAACATCGTATAAAGCTTGCTAGGTTTTCCAAACCGAAAACACCATCTCAAAAAAACCTGCAATCTGTGCTTCTCTTTCTTTGCTATTTTCATCCTATTGAGAAGTATCCTGAGTTTTTTTTCTTGgaccccggggggggggggggggggggttgtaaGGATTGGTGGGTGCACGGAAAGCATTTGCCAAGCATGATGGTTGAACAGAAACGAATTAGTATTTGTAAACGATAGctataaaaaaactcatttatgacACCTATCTCAACAAGTATTGCAATAGCATGACCTTATTTGTCTCTAGTGGGGAATATAGGCGTGAAAATGTAGCAAATAAACGAAGAGGAGTGTAGTGCATGCTTAGGCGTCTCTGGAATCGAACTAATTAAGAAGACAAGTGAAAGTTTCGCATTATTTAAGCCGAGTTGAAAGCTTTAAAATGCATTATTGTTCTTACCTCTTAGAGGATTATCGTGTCTATGAGGGGAGGGTAGGAGGGTCGTTGGGATTTCCGTGTGCTCTCCTGAAGCGAAGTTCAGCTGCGTCTCATCATCCCCTTCAATATCAAATCTGCGTCCGATGAACGAAGAATTGTATAAGAACTTCAATCAACACCGAGGATTATCAAGATCCATTTCAGATCTGCAAATGTGGGATCGTTTcattcaaattttttgaattctTAACCATTGATATTCCAAGTTTTATTATGCATATGGTCATACTTGTAAAAAACGCGGTGGCCCAAAATACTTTACCATGGAGTaaaaaaaggtaagaaaaaGGAATTGCACGCTGCCTAACATTTAAAATACCCATTCCAATGGATTTAACCTTTCAAAGCGGTTGAACATATCTGCATTGGCTTGGTATGAATCAAAACGTTCAAATAAGGTGATGTTGTCCGCATCGGCTGCTTTGACAAAGTAGCAGATATTAGCAACATATATGGTCCAAATTAAAAATAGGAAGGAGGCTGATattaggaataaaaaaaattaaccttgATGAAAGTTTTGGCACGGATCTTCCTCCCTTGCATTATCATTAGTGTAAGGTTCATCCATCGTGTCCAGTCGCTGCAAACACAAAAAGTTTACTCTTGAGTAATTTTGGAGGATATCTCATCAACTCTATTTCTGGTTCTATCACAGTATGTCTGGACCATTACCACCTTTGATAATTTTCTGAAGAAATTTCACAAATAGAAATACATCTCACCCCCAGCTTAAGTGGAGGAAAGGGATAGTTTTACAAGAAGAGACATTGTGATACATTTGTAATGACTATCAAAAGTCGAAAAACACGAAAACTGAGTTTTGTGCATGAATACGacagtttttttattatattcttaacaatcATTTGCGTGTGGGTTAGGGTACATTGccttaaatatttaattaaataaggtATAGAGTGTTGAAATAGAATTTGAACACTTTTATCTTAATACTATAGAAAGTATCACTTGTCTAAAAAACTTAAACCGATAAAAATAacttgatttaattatttatattatattcttaaaataagcCAACATAAGTATCTACTTGGTTTAGGGTCTATTTGTTCAGACATACTTTATGAtgggtttggatagagagttaaaatgagatgagatgttttgttaaaagttaaataaaatattgttaaatattattttttaatattatttttatttttatatttgaaaaaattgaattatttattatatttttatataagaatttgaaaaaattgtaatgataagatgaaatgagataatcaTATACTTATCCTAACTAATTGGGATGAGTGGATGGAGTTGcaatatgtatgcatgtatatgCACCAAACAACGAAGAGGATTATGTGAAAGAAAAACACTATTTTGTCCTCTCATTTGTAGTGTTTTATTTGActgtttggtaattttttttttatttagtaattaaggaaataattttaagtgtattggaattttttaattttttttaaatatttaaatatattaaaaaaattatgaaaaaaaaaattaaaaaaaaaacccaaaagaagAAGACCTTCTCGATTGATGGGTGACTGTGTAAATGCGTCAAACACATCAGTCAGAGTGAAAATGATTCGCCGTTGGTTGTTTTTAGCATGTGATTGTGCAGAAGACACGCTGGTATATTTCTTCTCTTCTACTTATGCCTccactatatttttttccagAGACATGATTCACCTAACGGGACTTCATAAaatttgttgatgatgatgCATGATCATAATAAGTTTGGGTCTTTAGGTAATGTAGGGTGTCTCCTTTACATTACCATGGCAAAATAGGCGGTCTGTTGGAAGCCCCGGGTATTGGAAAAATTGAGGGACTGTTCAATATCTCCAACATCTATCTCTTCGTTCTCAGGTAATGTCACTGCTTCTTTCCTGCAAACAAGGCGAGTCAAACCAAATTACCATaactatatagatataaattaaCCTTCTTACTCTTCCACCATGCCTTGCTCGCTTGGCAATAGGCGGAATATACAATATAGTATTATAGTAATATACTCTAATGCGTAGTTTCTGAAAGGAAAATGCGTATTGGTCGATTGTAACCGACTTTCAACTGCGCCGTTTAATTTGCTTGtgaatagataaattaatgCCACAATAGACAATTTTCCAAATTAGCTAACTACTTACAAATGCGTCGAAGTGTGGATGAATGTAAAAACCAAAGAGAAACTGTGACTGACTTGGCTTGGGATTTTCCTTTAGGGAGGACAGTGGGGTCTGGAGCAGCTTTCACCTTCCATGCTTCATTTATTTCAACCTGAGAACACCAAAATTgaacggaaaaaaaaatcataaaacaaaagtGCAATGGAGACTTGAGAAGTACACGTAAGTACGTACCAGAAGACGGGTAACGTCATCTGTGAAGCAAATCAGAGTTACCCACGCATGagatatataaaacaaatactgaatttgaggtttgaaattaaattagtaCGCGACTAGAAAACAAATATACCGTAGAGGATTTTGACTTTTCGCTCGTAGACAATCACAACCCCACCTGAGAACGACGCGGAGGAGAGTCTTTGTGAGTGCACGAAAACAGAGATTTGCATGGAAGAAAAATGAGGGAGAGGCAGAGAGGTAGTGAACGATTACCCATGAGAATCCCGGAGAGTCTGAGGGCCATAGGAACTGAAGGATTCAAAATCTCTTCACTGTacatgcgcgcgcgcgcgcgtggtatatatgaaaaaattggaaaaGTAAGCCCGAGAGTAAGTAGAAGGCCTTTGAAGTAGAAGAAACCTCAATGGAAATATTAGTAATCAcgacaattaattaataaaaaaataaccagATCTTGATGATGTTGAGCTTGTCGAGCTTTCTCCGATTGATCTTTGCATGCATAGTCGCAGCCATCCTTCatcaaaaagagagagaaagagagaaattagACATCCAAATGAACAGGCAATGTGAACGCTGCAGAGATTTCATCGACAGAGTTACATAAATCCAATTCATGTAATATAtggggcaaaaaaaaaaaaaaagtaactcgGAAAAACTACAACCTATTTTCAAATTCAACCTCTAGATCAGAGCTTGAGCTTTCAGAAGTTACGACTCGTGTATTCGAGTTCAAGTAGACTGAGAGAAGTCACATAAAAACTATGATTCACAGGCTTCCATAATCCAGAGACAGTAAATTCGtggaaatatttcaaaacacGAATAAATAGAATTTACGGGAactataatgaaaataaaaaagacacgGTTAAGAAGCTTGGGTTTACTTGGAGAAGATGTGCTAGAAAACAGAGacagaacaaacaaaaaatagaggGTGAGTCAAAATGTTTCTGTATGCTAAGAAATTTTTGGCATACAGAAATAGGACGTTCGAATTCAATACATAATCAGTATCCATTAATGCAAGAATCAAAAGCTGGACATCATTGGAAATGAATGGCAATGATGAGTACCAAATCTGCCCCATCGGAGCCTTGCGAGCCAGAAGCTGGTGCGAGTAGAACATTTTACAGTGAGTATACGGAACTAGAAccagagagttagagagaggaggaggaagaagaacagGGGCGAAATCGCAGTgaaagagggagagagctgagaatagggcaggtttggggggtggGAATGAGAGTGGTGTGTTTTTTATTCTCCGAAACAACTAATTACCCGCTATGACAGAGTGAGGAGGTGTAGGGGATACAGTGACGCGAGCCGCATGGAACTCTTGGCGCTATCAGGAGAGGCAACGGTTAGGAGCAAGCCGGATTCATGGCAGTGCGATAAAGCAGATGATTGCTACCATGGGTAACGATAGCGAACCTGTGGACTCGACCGTTTTTTAGCTTTTGCCTTTTCGGGCCGCACAGGATCACCGGTTTTCCACTGCCGTTCATCTGTTCGTGTCTAGTTTGGGACCTTAAGGCAATTTGAGTAAGGCCggtattttgtgttttaaaatttttatataaaatatgataaataatttaaaattttcaaattctaaaataatattattattaaaaataatattttatttattttatatcaatttatcttatctcaactcaatatttAAGACACTTAAAAGTCGTGCTACACTCACCTAGAGTGTAGATTGATAATGAGTTCCGATAAGGCCATTTGgttcttttcttatattttttttatttatttttttatatccttaaatataattttttagaaaaacacaatattattaaaaaaataattccttaattactaagttaaaaaacaaaaaaaaaaaagtataggaCCCATCATCGGTGACTTTAGTTTTTTCCCTAAAGGGTGATGCTACACCATAGAGGATTCCTCACAGAACGGCCAAAAAGCTTTCtttaaaaaaccatttttaaacattattttaaaaaaaaatacaaaataatcgtaaattcattaaaaaatactttaaaaggTGAATCGGTACAAAAAAATCGGTGACATTACTACGTGAGAATGGTGTTTTCCTTTGAGTAAATTAgactataatttaatattttaatgtgatTATTTAATACCTCAAGTGgtgaactccacaaaaaaaaaaaaaaaaaaagtactctcATAACCATGGTTTGCCAGAAGTCGGGTGTGCGATAGGGTTTGATCAAGGAAAGTTTGCGAAAgaaaatatatcttaattaaacaCTCCCTGTATTACAAGATTCTCTTGTGAAGAGATGACTCTTTGAAAGAGAGTTGGGACCTGTAAATCTACAACTATATACTTTAAAAGACAATAattatacctatatatatatatatattatacagaaataattttttttaatatttttgatgAAGTGATGTTATTACATTGCCTGGTTgtaaaattgattgtaaaataattgcatgaatattattcttctttctattataaaggataaaagtttttttttttttttgttaatataagTCTCGTTAAATTTGAATTATGAAACGaagttttttttagaaaaattttatagataaaaaaaaatcaaaaaaaaatttcacacatTGATGTGACATATTACTGATGTGTCACGTTTccttcccccttttttttctcttctttctctctctctctctctcacctctctTCCGGTACCAGCCATCCCTGCTCTCTTACTGTGCCTTCTCTTTGTGCCCGCCATGGCCTGAGCAACACCGCCTACGTGGAGCTCACGACAGTGCTATGAACTTGTTGTACACATTAGTGCACATTTCACGTACTATGTGCATGGTCAATGGCGCTGTTAGTTGGCTGGGATGGTCAGGATTCACCCCTAAGTTGACAAAAGTTTCTATCGGTCTAAGTGGCAACCGCCAGAGGGGACACGGAGCTCATGATAGTATCGTGAGCTTGTCATGCACATTGGTGCACATTTCATGCACGGCTTGCATGGTCGATAGTCGTCGTCCATTGGCTATAGTGGTTGGGAACCACCCTGGGGGCAGACAACGtcgaggaggagagagagagagagatgggaaaaaaaaagagacgtGACAATGTGCCACATTAGTATGTTGGTAGTGTCACATTAGTGTGCTGGACCCTTCGTGGTATCTATTTATGTCTCTagcagacttttttttttttaatttacttttttttttgtttgattgtgACCATTtgtaaattagtatataataatgagGAGCCATTTCATCcctccaaaaatagaaaaataaataaaacctgaATTtacattctatatttttttaaaatgaagcaAAAAACATGATTTATACATACCACGATTAAAGCAATAGTCTTCCcctactattatttatttagtttttaaaatatttttatcaaatagtCTCATTCAATCGAACACTTAacataaaaacattataaaaaatataaataattttacaagaTGCCTAAGAACAAATTAAACAAGGGAATTTCATATTTCTATGAATCCTATTAGAATTATAGTCCTTATCGTAAAAACACTACAAGATGATTCATACTTTTAGAGATCAcggttttataaaatatagatgCCGAGAGGAAATGTTATTTCACCAACCAAACTCTATTATAATgtgttgaaaaaaaatgaaatatggtCCAAAACGACAATGTTTGAAACAAGCTGTTTCATTGACTCTATTGTCACATGGCATGCAAATCACGCGTTTAGTATGGATTTCACAAACGACAAACGTAGATCCAAAACGGGGAGGGTGATTAATTGAAGAGCCCCCACGGATCACGTGCTCTCGTTAAAGGGAAGGCATACAGTTATCATCTCCAACACGAACACTCCCTCTTTCTTGCAATGGAAAGACTAGTGGAAGTGTCAGAGCCAGAGGTGCGCCTAGACTTCGCACTGAACTGCAAATGCCGGGCTAACGTGCGCCTGCGGTCACTCTGCGCCACCACCCCCATAGCCTTCAAAGTCCAAACCTCCTCACCCAACAAATTCCTGGTTAATCCACCGTGTGGACTTATTCCTCCCTTGTCTTACGCCACATTTCAAATCATCCTCAAACCCCAAATCCAACTCCCACCCACCTTTCCTCGCTCACCATCCGATCGTTTCCTCATCAAAACCGCCAAGTTTGTTTCTAGCTCCGTCGAGTCGACTCGCCAGGACTCCATCAACTCTTGGTTTTCCACCATCCCTTACGTGTCAACTCAGGACCTCAAGCTCAAGGTCGCCTTTGTGGGTCCCATCCTTCTTCTCCATGCTGTCAGGTGTGGAGACTTGGACGCCGTCCGGAGCTTAATCAAGCGGCAGAAATCTGTTCTCTCCGAGTTGTCACCGAGGGAAGCAGAGTCGCTCCTCCGAGTCGCTACTGAGCTGGTCACCTCGGAGGAGATGGTTAACCTGCTCGTTGAAGCCGGGTTGAAGATAGAAACCCGTGTGAAATTGGATAATGCGAGTTATCCGGCGGACTCATCCAAGGGATGGAGTGAGGTACACGTGGCGGTGGCGTTTGATCGGAAGGATGAGATGTTGAGTTTAATAAGGATGAGGGGGTATGCTTCGCTGGATTCCAGTGACAAAGAGGGTCGTACAATTTTGCATTTGGCTGCCAGCAAGGGAAGTATTAAGTGTGCGAAGGTGTTGCTAGAATCGGGTGCAGATGCGAACGCGAGGAGTAAGGACGGTCGCACCGCGCTTTATAGGGCAGCGGCTAATGGGGACCGGCGAATGGTTGGGATGCTGATCGAATCGGGTGCGGACCCAACAATCCCCAATGATCGTGGGCGATC
Above is a genomic segment from Juglans microcarpa x Juglans regia isolate MS1-56 chromosome 1D, Jm3101_v1.0, whole genome shotgun sequence containing:
- the LOC121240568 gene encoding protein VAPYRIN-like; protein product: MERLVEVSEPEVRLDFALNCKCRANVRLRSLCATTPIAFKVQTSSPNKFLVNPPCGLIPPLSYATFQIILKPQIQLPPTFPRSPSDRFLIKTAKFVSSSVESTRQDSINSWFSTIPYVSTQDLKLKVAFVGPILLLHAVRCGDLDAVRSLIKRQKSVLSELSPREAESLLRVATELVTSEEMVNLLVEAGLKIETRVKLDNASYPADSSKGWSEVHVAVAFDRKDEMLSLIRMRGYASLDSSDKEGRTILHLAASKGSIKCAKVLLESGADANARSKDGRTALYRAAANGDRRMVGMLIESGADPTIPNDRGRSPLDVARDKGHKKVVETLERGEAVLMAAMRGELERLETLLRKGADISYRDQYGLTALHAAAMKGHRDATLMLVAYGVDLDCQDNEGHAPLHLAVHSGSMETVEVLVDKGADVNAKSAKGTTSLYIAGALGYDDISQFLISRGALSSDVTC